A genome region from Christensenella minuta includes the following:
- a CDS encoding UDP-N-acetylglucosamine 1-carboxyvinyltransferase — MTEKIVINGGVPLKGTIEVTGAKNAAVAILPATILARGICVIENLPNIADVLIIKRILAEIGAEVEFENGTMTVDTTNINTSKVTMNLVKKMRASYYLLGALLSRFNDAEINLPGGCTIGERPIDLHIKGMQALGANVKTEYGRVIANAPDGLRGCDIYMDKVSVGATINVMLASVCAEGQTSIINAAKEPHVVDVANFLVCMGAKIKGAGTDVIRITGVEKLHGCNYSIIPDQIETGTFMIAAAATRGDVTIKNVIPTHMEALTAKLEEMGVTIQEGADFIRVTCDKRPKAVKINTMPYPGFPTDLQQPATVLLSTAKGTSMITETIFESRFKHIKEIRRMGAQITTEDRVAVVEGVDRLTGAPVSASDLRAGAALIVAGLMADGTTEIQNVKYIDRGYDHIEDKMRKLGADIRREEVVHTEDDDLY; from the coding sequence ATGACAGAGAAAATTGTGATCAATGGCGGGGTACCGCTGAAAGGCACGATCGAAGTGACAGGTGCCAAAAACGCGGCGGTAGCGATTCTGCCTGCCACGATTCTTGCACGCGGGATCTGTGTGATCGAGAATCTTCCGAATATTGCGGACGTACTGATTATCAAGCGCATTCTGGCGGAGATCGGTGCGGAAGTGGAATTTGAAAACGGAACCATGACGGTGGATACCACCAATATCAATACCAGCAAGGTGACGATGAATCTCGTCAAGAAGATGCGTGCCTCCTACTATTTGCTGGGCGCGCTGCTTTCGCGTTTTAACGATGCGGAGATCAACCTGCCGGGCGGCTGTACGATCGGCGAACGCCCGATCGATCTTCATATCAAGGGCATGCAGGCGCTGGGTGCGAACGTCAAAACGGAGTATGGGCGGGTTATCGCGAATGCGCCGGACGGCCTTCGCGGCTGTGATATCTATATGGATAAAGTTTCCGTAGGCGCTACCATTAATGTAATGCTCGCCTCGGTGTGCGCGGAAGGGCAGACGTCCATTATCAACGCGGCAAAAGAGCCGCACGTTGTAGATGTAGCCAATTTCCTGGTATGTATGGGCGCAAAGATTAAGGGCGCGGGTACGGACGTGATCCGCATCACCGGGGTGGAAAAACTGCACGGATGCAATTATTCGATTATCCCCGACCAAATCGAAACGGGAACCTTCATGATTGCGGCGGCGGCCACGCGCGGCGACGTAACGATCAAGAATGTGATCCCTACGCATATGGAGGCACTTACGGCCAAATTGGAAGAAATGGGCGTTACCATTCAGGAGGGGGCGGATTTCATCCGTGTTACCTGTGATAAACGTCCGAAGGCGGTCAAGATCAACACGATGCCCTATCCCGGGTTTCCGACGGACCTGCAGCAGCCGGCAACAGTGCTTCTTTCCACTGCCAAAGGCACCAGCATGATTACAGAAACGATTTTTGAGTCGCGTTTCAAGCATATTAAAGAAATCCGCCGTATGGGCGCGCAGATCACGACAGAAGACCGCGTTGCAGTAGTGGAGGGCGTAGATCGTCTTACCGGCGCCCCGGTCAGCGCTTCCGACCTGCGGGCGGGCGCAGCCCTGATCGTAGCCGGCCTGATGGCCGACGGAACGACAGAAATCCAGAATGTAAAGTATATCGACCGCGGATATGACCATATTGAGGACAAGATGCGCAAGCTCGGGGCGGATATCCGGCGGGAGGAAGTCGTGCACACAGAGGATGACGACCTGTATTGA
- a CDS encoding magnesium transporter CorA family protein: MIRIFSSAENNNFKEIDKIEPGAWIHLLDPTEEELVHVRDTLHIEDEFIRAALDEEETVRIDAEDDQTLVLVDIPIVSAERNSFMYTTLPMGIIITADNIVTVCLEETSILEDFWNKNVRGGFDTCKKTRFLLQILYKNAGKYLQYLRQIDKASTQVENALHKSMKNSELIQMLRLEKSLVYFSTSLKSNEIVLEKMLKSKVIQRYPDDLDLLEDVIIENKQAIEMGTIYRDILSGTMDAFASVISNNLNIVMKILTSLTIILAIPTVFASLWGMNVGGIPFAGNPLGFLWVTVIALGSTGIAVWFLWKKKMF, encoded by the coding sequence TTGATTAGAATTTTCAGTTCTGCGGAAAACAATAATTTTAAAGAGATCGACAAAATAGAGCCGGGCGCATGGATTCATCTTCTCGACCCTACGGAAGAAGAGCTTGTACATGTGCGGGATACTCTGCACATTGAGGATGAATTTATTCGCGCGGCGCTGGATGAAGAGGAAACGGTGCGTATCGACGCGGAGGACGACCAGACGCTCGTTCTGGTGGATATTCCGATCGTCAGTGCGGAACGCAATTCTTTTATGTATACCACGCTCCCGATGGGCATCATCATCACGGCGGACAATATCGTCACGGTTTGTCTGGAAGAAACCTCGATCCTTGAGGATTTCTGGAATAAAAATGTGAGAGGCGGGTTTGATACCTGTAAAAAGACGCGCTTCCTGCTCCAGATTTTATATAAAAACGCCGGAAAATACCTGCAATATCTAAGGCAGATCGATAAGGCTTCCACACAGGTGGAAAATGCGTTGCATAAATCCATGAAAAACAGCGAGCTCATCCAAATGCTGAGGCTGGAAAAATCACTGGTCTATTTTTCGACGTCCCTTAAGTCCAACGAGATCGTGCTGGAGAAGATGCTGAAATCGAAGGTGATCCAGCGGTATCCTGACGATCTTGACCTGCTCGAGGATGTCATCATCGAAAATAAGCAGGCCATCGAGATGGGGACCATTTACCGGGATATCCTCTCGGGAACGATGGACGCGTTTGCAAGCGTGATCTCGAACAACCTGAATATCGTCATGAAGATATTGACCTCCCTGACGATTATCCTCGCCATTCCCACCGTGTTTGCAAGCTTGTGGGGAATGAACGTGGGCGGCATCCCGTTTGCGGGCAATCCGCTCGGTTTTTTGTGGGTGACGGTGATTGCCCTTGGCAGCACGGGCATCGCGGTTTGGTTCCTGTGGAAAAAGAAAATGTTCTAG
- a CDS encoding DUF951 domain-containing protein, protein MAEKVSCGDIVVMQKKHPCGSDKWQVLRTGADIKLKCLGCGHIVMLDYAAFIKRMKKVLIDEQ, encoded by the coding sequence ATGGCGGAAAAGGTTTCCTGTGGCGACATTGTCGTCATGCAAAAAAAGCATCCTTGCGGAAGCGATAAATGGCAGGTTTTGCGGACCGGCGCCGATATCAAATTAAAATGCCTCGGCTGCGGGCATATTGTGATGCTCGATTACGCGGCATTTATAAAACGGATGAAAAAGGTTTTAATAGATGAGCAATAA
- the lepB gene encoding signal peptidase I has translation MSNNRDYNGPRRVGQRNIPHEEPAKKYGRRLNAPYGEPHEYKSDSDALAAGTGRHVFQHHAHTQYEDELEEPLSAHFDPEPPFEGPYYEDDLDPEPYLEEPEEFYEEASEPPFNPNKARRDPYQEFEPLDDDLVTYDEFGRKRKKKRIREEKLMTKSRAIWGWVISIIAAVAIAFIVRTFFFEIIVVDGESMLPTLQSDEKLAVEKVSRYFGLPEHGDIIIVHYPNMSGTYVKRVIALPGETVEVKDSTVYVNGEPLSEPYINSAEPYIDMAPVTVPEDTVFVMGDNRAHSLDSRTAYIGPIARSEIVGHATYVIWPLDNIHSVQ, from the coding sequence ATGAGCAATAACAGGGACTATAACGGGCCGCGCCGCGTGGGCCAGCGGAATATTCCGCATGAAGAGCCCGCGAAAAAATACGGGCGCAGGCTGAACGCTCCTTACGGGGAGCCGCATGAATACAAATCCGATTCCGACGCGCTTGCCGCCGGAACTGGCCGCCACGTTTTCCAGCATCATGCGCATACACAATATGAAGATGAACTTGAGGAACCCCTAAGTGCCCATTTTGACCCGGAGCCTCCTTTTGAAGGTCCTTATTATGAGGATGATTTGGACCCGGAGCCTTATTTGGAAGAGCCGGAGGAATTTTATGAGGAAGCTTCCGAGCCTCCTTTTAATCCCAACAAGGCGCGCAGGGATCCTTATCAGGAATTCGAGCCCCTTGACGACGACCTCGTGACCTATGATGAATTTGGACGCAAACGTAAAAAGAAGCGTATCCGCGAGGAAAAGCTGATGACGAAATCACGCGCAATCTGGGGCTGGGTGATTTCCATCATCGCGGCTGTGGCGATTGCCTTTATTGTGCGCACCTTCTTTTTTGAAATCATTGTGGTGGATGGCGAATCCATGCTCCCCACCCTCCAGTCGGATGAGAAGCTAGCGGTGGAAAAGGTCAGCCGCTATTTTGGGCTGCCGGAACATGGCGATATCATCATCGTCCACTACCCCAATATGAGCGGAACCTATGTGAAGCGCGTGATTGCCCTGCCGGGTGAAACCGTGGAGGTAAAGGACAGCACCGTTTATGTGAACGGCGAGCCTTTATCCGAACCGTATATCAACAGCGCCGAGCCATACATCGATATGGCCCCTGTAACAGTCCCCGAGGATACCGTCTTTGTGATGGGGGACAACCGCGCGCATTCCCTTGACAGCCGCACGGCCTACATCGGACCTATTGCCCGCTCCGAGATCGTCGGGCATGCGACGTATGTGATTTGGCCGCTCGACAATATCCATTCCGTGCAATAA
- a CDS encoding DUF4432 family protein — protein MLEQEARTRNYGCRVRRYSQNGVEMASLENNRIKLVIALGKGADIVEILHKEKDIDCMWHSFNELRPAGYPKTKAAEGGSFIDAYAGGWQELFPTYGAPTDYYGAQIGTHGEACIYPWECSVLEDSVRIVSVACTAEMMRSPFCLEKIFSLEIDSYGFSISQSVTNTGSLPLEFMWGHHPAFGFPFIEKGVTIELAGTPEVSVPQGTIGENCPFDRAVSGKWPLLTGKNGKPVDVSKVSGMQEKVYFECVAGGLVEGEYRIFNPQKNIGVHMNWDKEIFPYLWIWGMYGGYESAPWFGRAYTLAVEPWSSLPRDFKAAQETGQTLVIGAGERRETQVRFSYYSK, from the coding sequence GTGCTTGAACAGGAAGCGCGTACGCGCAATTATGGATGCCGCGTCCGGCGCTATAGTCAAAATGGCGTTGAGATGGCGTCGCTGGAAAACAACAGGATAAAGCTGGTGATTGCGCTCGGAAAGGGCGCGGACATCGTGGAGATACTGCATAAGGAAAAGGATATCGACTGCATGTGGCATTCTTTCAACGAGCTGCGGCCCGCGGGATATCCGAAAACGAAGGCGGCGGAGGGAGGAAGCTTTATCGATGCCTATGCGGGGGGCTGGCAGGAGCTTTTCCCGACCTACGGCGCTCCCACAGATTATTACGGAGCACAGATTGGCACCCACGGAGAGGCATGCATTTATCCATGGGAGTGCAGCGTACTGGAAGACAGCGTACGGATAGTCAGCGTTGCCTGCACGGCGGAAATGATGCGCTCGCCGTTTTGCTTGGAAAAGATTTTTTCGCTGGAGATAGATTCCTATGGATTTTCGATCAGCCAAAGCGTGACCAACACTGGGTCGCTGCCGCTCGAATTCATGTGGGGACATCATCCAGCCTTCGGGTTCCCGTTCATCGAAAAAGGGGTTACGATCGAGCTTGCAGGGACGCCGGAAGTAAGCGTGCCGCAGGGGACGATCGGCGAAAACTGCCCGTTCGACAGGGCAGTGAGCGGGAAATGGCCCCTGCTTACCGGAAAAAACGGGAAGCCGGTGGATGTGAGCAAGGTGTCTGGCATGCAGGAAAAGGTATATTTCGAGTGCGTAGCAGGCGGGCTTGTCGAAGGCGAATATAGGATATTTAATCCGCAGAAAAATATCGGAGTCCATATGAACTGGGATAAAGAAATTTTTCCTTATTTATGGATATGGGGAATGTACGGCGGATATGAAAGCGCGCCGTGGTTCGGCAGGGCATATACCCTTGCGGTAGAGCCGTGGTCCAGCCTGCCCCGGGATTTCAAGGCTGCGCAGGAAACCGGGCAGACGCTCGTGATCGGTGCGGGAGAGCGCAGGGAAACACAGGTCCGATTCTCCTATTACAGCAAATAA
- a CDS encoding amidohydrolase family protein, whose protein sequence is MGYDYFEKTALDKAFYGERLLPRLPRAVFDVHTHVNLWEHVKNVPKERIMDDWAFQCGYVMSAQDARYYFDTMFPGIKYEINAFAFPIREADIEASNEYIAQCIRTQAVRSGFMCIKPEYSVEYVEEMLEKHNFSGVKPYPDMVSGKKGAEVGIFDFMTRGQFALAEKLGMLVMMHLPRAGRMPDDRNVAELKEIRNEFPKIKLCIAHFGRCFTPYHFSQAIEKMGEDIHWPYFDTAAVLNPEVYELALTTLSPERILFGTDEPIFLWHGKRTWTKTGYQNLAREDFAWNTHSEGRKTEAGYTFYVYEQVNNILDTIDKLGLGAEVAGQIFGGNAKELLGK, encoded by the coding sequence ATGGGCTACGATTATTTTGAAAAAACTGCGCTGGATAAGGCGTTTTACGGAGAAAGACTTCTCCCGCGCCTGCCACGGGCAGTGTTTGACGTACATACGCACGTCAATCTATGGGAGCATGTAAAAAACGTTCCGAAGGAGCGCATCATGGACGACTGGGCGTTCCAGTGCGGCTATGTGATGAGTGCGCAGGACGCGCGGTATTATTTCGATACGATGTTCCCGGGAATCAAATATGAGATCAATGCTTTTGCATTTCCGATCAGGGAGGCGGATATTGAAGCGTCAAACGAATATATTGCGCAGTGTATCCGCACACAGGCAGTACGCAGCGGTTTTATGTGTATCAAGCCGGAATACAGCGTGGAGTATGTGGAGGAAATGCTGGAGAAGCACAATTTTTCCGGCGTGAAACCCTATCCGGATATGGTGTCTGGGAAAAAAGGCGCTGAAGTCGGCATTTTCGATTTTATGACGCGCGGTCAATTTGCATTGGCGGAAAAGCTTGGAATGTTGGTGATGATGCACCTGCCGCGTGCAGGCCGTATGCCGGACGACCGCAACGTCGCCGAGCTGAAGGAGATACGGAACGAATTTCCAAAGATTAAATTGTGTATCGCGCATTTTGGACGCTGTTTTACGCCTTATCATTTCAGCCAGGCAATCGAAAAAATGGGCGAAGATATCCATTGGCCGTATTTTGATACGGCGGCGGTGCTCAATCCAGAGGTCTATGAGCTTGCGCTCACAACACTGTCCCCCGAACGTATCCTCTTTGGGACGGACGAACCGATCTTCCTATGGCACGGAAAACGGACATGGACAAAGACAGGTTACCAAAACCTTGCACGCGAGGATTTTGCGTGGAACACGCATAGCGAAGGCAGGAAAACAGAGGCGGGATATACGTTTTACGTGTACGAACAGGTAAACAATATCCTGGATACTATCGACAAGCTGGGGCTTGGCGCGGAGGTGGCCGGACAGATATTCGGCGGGAACGCAAAAGAGCTCCTCGGCAAGTGA
- a CDS encoding FGGY-family carbohydrate kinase has protein sequence MPVIGIDIGTTGAKAIAVSGDGRILAKGYSGYALLGEGRQVEQDADEWIRASAFAVKECVRAIGEARVEAISLSTQGGSTVAVDERFRPLGMAWTWMDGRAQEETKRLENQLGEAYFYQTTGWKLNPAFDAAKVPRMKKEGYVGERYLTTLEYVNWFLTGRAAADPTNAAMRQLFNIRKNDWDDTILQVAGIRRSELPEILPTGAFLGGLRRGAAEEIGLPEGTPVYNGGHDQYCASIGAGATSAGDMLLSTGTTWVVMGITRRPLFTDTFIAPGIHPIKGLYGSIASLACSGASLQWYKNRFLNEGFDAVNRGVEECYAEKNDLFFYPYLAGANYPVWQPAAKGTFTGFDLSNGKFDFAKAIMEGVSFGLKRTLADFERNGCPVRSLKIMGGAAKSGIWKRIIAAVTDIPIRQMREPDTCALGAAMIAAVGAGFYPDYKTAAGAMVRTDRVEPAAAEEAAYYDGKYNRYMKMWDCIERFYR, from the coding sequence ATGCCTGTCATTGGAATTGATATCGGGACGACAGGGGCAAAGGCCATAGCGGTTTCCGGGGATGGGAGAATTCTCGCAAAGGGCTACAGCGGCTATGCGCTTCTTGGGGAAGGAAGGCAAGTGGAACAGGACGCGGACGAATGGATTCGGGCGAGCGCCTTTGCGGTGAAGGAATGCGTTCGTGCCATTGGAGAAGCGCGGGTGGAGGCAATCTCCCTTTCCACGCAGGGCGGCAGCACAGTCGCTGTGGATGAGCGGTTTCGTCCGCTTGGCATGGCTTGGACGTGGATGGACGGGCGTGCGCAGGAAGAAACGAAACGGCTGGAAAATCAGCTTGGAGAGGCGTATTTCTACCAGACAACCGGTTGGAAGCTGAACCCTGCATTTGATGCTGCAAAGGTGCCGCGTATGAAAAAAGAGGGATATGTCGGCGAAAGGTATCTGACGACCCTCGAATATGTGAATTGGTTCCTTACCGGGAGGGCAGCGGCCGATCCAACGAACGCTGCGATGCGCCAGTTGTTCAACATCCGGAAAAACGATTGGGACGACACCATTTTGCAGGTGGCGGGCATACGGCGGAGCGAGTTGCCGGAAATACTTCCCACGGGCGCCTTCCTCGGTGGGCTACGGCGCGGGGCTGCGGAAGAAATAGGACTTCCCGAAGGTACGCCTGTTTATAATGGGGGGCATGATCAATACTGTGCGTCGATCGGCGCGGGCGCGACCAGCGCCGGGGATATGCTGCTTTCCACTGGGACCACATGGGTCGTGATGGGCATCACGCGCAGGCCCCTTTTTACGGACACCTTTATTGCGCCGGGTATACATCCCATAAAGGGACTGTATGGCTCGATTGCGTCGCTGGCGTGCTCGGGCGCGTCGTTGCAATGGTACAAAAACCGCTTCCTAAATGAGGGTTTCGATGCGGTTAACCGGGGTGTGGAGGAGTGTTACGCGGAGAAAAACGACCTGTTCTTTTATCCCTACCTTGCCGGGGCAAATTATCCTGTTTGGCAGCCAGCAGCGAAAGGAACTTTTACCGGTTTTGACCTTTCAAACGGGAAGTTTGATTTCGCAAAAGCGATCATGGAAGGAGTCTCGTTTGGGTTAAAACGGACGCTTGCCGATTTTGAGCGGAACGGCTGTCCGGTACGCAGCCTTAAAATCATGGGCGGCGCTGCCAAGAGCGGCATATGGAAAAGGATCATTGCCGCTGTAACGGATATTCCCATCAGGCAGATGCGCGAGCCGGACACCTGTGCGCTTGGGGCGGCGATGATTGCCGCGGTGGGCGCAGGCTTCTACCCGGATTATAAAACGGCGGCCGGGGCAATGGTGCGTACGGACAGGGTGGAACCGGCTGCCGCGGAAGAAGCCGCGTACTATGACGGAAAATATAACAGGTATATGAAAATGTGGGACTGCATCGAGCGTTTTTACCGGTAG
- a CDS encoding L-arabinose isomerase family protein, which produces MKDTRIGLLPLYVELYDKTVPQMRPQIDEFHKKVARALEGAQLTVHTSSVCRTKKEFQSAVQAFTDAGVDAVVTLHLAYSPSLESEDALKSVDCPILILDTTPSYCFDQSTDEAQIMLNHGIHGVQDMCNLLKRNNKVYSVFAGHIEHSDVIARIKKAADMAKAAKRFKTARVGIIGEPFEGMGDFQVQEREMRDRLGIEAVRYDWERGAKRMQEISQAQIDAEFEKDRQDFEVDKGLEREVYDRSARTGLGVREWVRDEGLSAFTINFLATAGSRPGLPVMPFVECCKAMTAGVGYAGEGDVITAGLVGALLSANPCVTFSEMFCPDWKNGSVFMSHMGEFNYNVASGKPFLTEKKFEFTDAENPTVAYSTMKGGKAVLVNLAPLENGRFLLLIKAGEMIRINGENKLGEAVNGWFKPEGELGNFLEEYSKNGGTHHNVIAYGETAEALGYFAEYCGIETIIL; this is translated from the coding sequence ATGAAGGATACCAGAATAGGGCTGCTGCCGCTTTATGTGGAGCTGTACGACAAGACGGTGCCGCAGATGCGCCCGCAGATCGACGAATTCCATAAAAAAGTGGCCAGGGCGCTTGAGGGCGCGCAACTTACCGTGCATACAAGCAGTGTGTGCAGGACAAAAAAAGAATTTCAAAGCGCGGTACAGGCATTTACCGATGCAGGCGTTGATGCGGTCGTTACGCTGCACCTTGCCTATTCCCCGTCGCTGGAATCGGAGGACGCGCTGAAAAGCGTGGACTGTCCGATCTTGATATTGGATACGACGCCGAGCTATTGTTTCGACCAGTCTACGGACGAAGCACAGATCATGCTCAATCACGGCATACACGGCGTACAGGATATGTGCAATCTTCTAAAACGCAATAATAAGGTATATTCGGTGTTCGCGGGACATATCGAACATTCGGATGTGATCGCCCGCATCAAAAAAGCGGCAGATATGGCAAAAGCGGCCAAAAGGTTCAAAACGGCCCGGGTAGGCATCATCGGGGAACCATTTGAAGGCATGGGAGATTTTCAGGTGCAGGAACGTGAGATGCGCGACCGTTTGGGAATTGAGGCCGTGCGGTACGACTGGGAGCGGGGGGCGAAGCGCATGCAGGAAATATCCCAGGCCCAGATTGACGCAGAATTTGAGAAGGACAGGCAGGATTTTGAGGTCGATAAAGGCCTTGAAAGGGAAGTTTACGACCGGTCGGCGAGGACTGGGCTGGGCGTGCGGGAATGGGTGCGGGACGAAGGGCTGTCGGCATTCACGATCAATTTCCTTGCAACAGCAGGCTCCCGGCCGGGGCTTCCGGTTATGCCGTTTGTGGAGTGCTGCAAGGCAATGACTGCAGGTGTCGGCTATGCTGGGGAAGGCGACGTGATTACGGCGGGACTGGTGGGCGCGCTGCTCAGTGCGAACCCCTGTGTGACCTTTTCGGAGATGTTCTGCCCGGATTGGAAAAACGGTAGCGTATTTATGAGCCACATGGGCGAATTCAATTACAATGTCGCTTCAGGGAAACCATTCCTGACAGAAAAAAAATTTGAATTTACGGATGCGGAAAACCCGACGGTGGCTTACAGCACCATGAAAGGCGGGAAAGCGGTCCTTGTGAACCTTGCGCCGCTTGAAAACGGAAGGTTCCTGCTTCTTATCAAAGCGGGAGAAATGATTCGCATCAATGGGGAAAATAAGCTAGGGGAAGCTGTGAACGGGTGGTTCAAGCCGGAAGGCGAGCTAGGGAATTTCCTGGAAGAGTACAGTAAAAACGGCGGCACGCACCATAACGTGATCGCATATGGTGAAACAGCGGAGGCCCTTGGATATTTTGCGGAATACTGCGGAATAGAGACGATCATACTGTAA
- a CDS encoding substrate-binding domain-containing protein, with translation MKRKKTIGLAAMCLIMAMLVLAGCANGGTATSSEGTGESGAAASGAASGADEEYAVIMSLNQLEFFDALKAGVNDACTETGAKWYFAGPQEAQPDKTAEAIDQAVAKGVTGIILHGQFEETGPSVDAAIAAGVPVIIVNSDVTSNRLSFIGCEPYNNGYNMGKELAERVGGKGTVIVANSLSLGQKSAEDNQNGCLAALAEYPDIKVVEVDDKADSTIAPTAIGTALQANPDAVGIVGVDAVSGVGAATAVREAGLSGKVTIVCRDRDAATLELIKNGEIAASFAQNSYVEGYIATKWLHDYVNGNFKVVEDYLGAGINPIPPNVDSGSIIITQDNVEQFEKKYEYQTTA, from the coding sequence ATGAAACGGAAAAAGACAATAGGCTTGGCTGCAATGTGTCTTATCATGGCAATGCTGGTCTTGGCGGGCTGTGCAAACGGCGGGACCGCCACATCCAGCGAGGGTACAGGCGAGAGCGGCGCGGCGGCCAGCGGTGCCGCAAGCGGGGCGGACGAGGAATATGCCGTCATCATGAGCCTCAACCAGCTCGAATTCTTTGATGCGCTTAAAGCTGGCGTGAACGACGCGTGTACGGAGACGGGTGCAAAATGGTATTTTGCGGGGCCGCAGGAGGCGCAGCCGGATAAAACGGCGGAAGCGATTGACCAGGCGGTTGCAAAGGGTGTTACGGGTATTATCCTACACGGGCAGTTTGAAGAAACCGGCCCTTCGGTAGACGCGGCGATCGCGGCAGGCGTGCCCGTAATTATCGTCAATTCCGACGTCACATCAAATAGGCTTTCCTTCATCGGCTGCGAACCGTATAACAACGGTTACAACATGGGCAAGGAGCTTGCTGAGCGCGTCGGCGGAAAAGGAACGGTAATCGTTGCAAATTCACTTTCCCTCGGACAGAAATCTGCGGAAGACAACCAAAACGGTTGCCTTGCAGCTTTGGCTGAATATCCGGACATCAAGGTGGTAGAAGTGGACGATAAGGCGGATTCAACCATCGCGCCGACGGCGATAGGCACGGCGCTGCAGGCGAACCCCGACGCAGTGGGTATCGTTGGCGTAGATGCGGTATCCGGCGTAGGCGCGGCGACGGCCGTACGCGAGGCGGGGCTCAGCGGCAAGGTGACAATCGTATGCAGGGACAGGGATGCGGCGACGCTGGAACTAATCAAGAACGGCGAGATTGCGGCCTCCTTCGCGCAGAACTCCTATGTGGAAGGCTACATCGCGACTAAATGGCTACACGACTATGTGAACGGGAACTTCAAAGTCGTGGAAGATTATCTCGGCGCAGGGATCAATCCTATTCCGCCGAACGTGGATTCCGGGTCGATCATCATCACACAGGACAATGTAGAACAGTTTGAAAAGAAATACGAGTACCAGACGACAGCTTAA